From one Cereibacter sphaeroides 2.4.1 genomic stretch:
- a CDS encoding class II aldolase/adducin family protein has product MQSRWNDTEAETFAAEARARGEPAELGLRVYSSRLIGQDPDLVLHGGGNTSVKIPSPEGMLIHVKGSGWDLGDIEAPGLPAMHLAPLLETRDVPQMSDEEMVALLRAHLLDPAAPTPSVEALLHAYMPQAFVDHTHATAILALADQADMEPVVAELFGGRVGWVPYVMPGYALSHACREAFARDPSVEGLWLEQHGLFTFAETARESYERMIGFVTMAEEHLAARGVPLPGPEANDGTAPERLAADLRAALAARGALGADPSLDFRSSPSIRSYLGRADLPELARRGTATPDHVIRLKPFPMLLEPTAGPAEIEAALDAFEAEYRAYFDRNAPNASEAKIMLDPLPRVVLVPGLGGWGVGANGKAARIAGDLLEQTSRVVNAAETYRRFTPISEGDLFDMEYWSLEQAKLRKA; this is encoded by the coding sequence ATGCAGAGCCGCTGGAACGACACCGAGGCGGAGACCTTCGCCGCCGAAGCCCGGGCGCGGGGCGAGCCTGCGGAACTGGGCCTCCGGGTCTACAGCTCGCGCCTGATCGGGCAGGATCCCGATCTCGTCCTCCACGGTGGCGGCAACACTTCGGTCAAGATCCCCTCGCCCGAGGGGATGCTCATCCATGTGAAGGGCTCGGGCTGGGATCTGGGCGACATCGAGGCGCCGGGCCTGCCCGCCATGCATCTCGCGCCGCTCCTCGAGACCCGCGACGTGCCGCAGATGTCCGACGAGGAGATGGTGGCCCTCCTGCGCGCCCATCTGCTCGATCCCGCGGCGCCCACCCCGTCGGTCGAGGCGCTGCTTCATGCCTACATGCCGCAGGCCTTCGTCGACCATACCCATGCGACCGCGATCCTCGCGCTAGCCGATCAGGCCGACATGGAACCGGTGGTGGCCGAGCTCTTCGGCGGGCGCGTGGGCTGGGTGCCCTATGTGATGCCTGGCTATGCGCTCAGCCACGCCTGCCGGGAGGCCTTCGCGCGCGACCCCTCGGTGGAGGGGCTCTGGCTGGAACAGCACGGGCTCTTCACCTTCGCCGAGACGGCCCGCGAAAGCTACGAGCGCATGATCGGCTTCGTGACGATGGCCGAGGAGCATCTTGCCGCCCGAGGCGTGCCGCTGCCCGGGCCCGAGGCCAACGACGGGACCGCGCCCGAGCGGCTGGCCGCGGACCTGCGCGCGGCGCTGGCGGCGCGCGGTGCGCTCGGGGCCGATCCGTCGCTCGACTTCCGCTCCTCGCCCTCGATCCGCAGCTATCTCGGTCGCGCGGACCTGCCCGAGCTTGCCCGGCGCGGCACGGCCACGCCCGACCATGTGATCCGGCTGAAGCCCTTTCCCATGCTGCTCGAACCCACGGCCGGACCGGCCGAGATCGAGGCGGCGCTCGATGCGTTCGAGGCCGAGTACCGCGCCTATTTCGACCGCAATGCGCCGAACGCCTCCGAGGCGAAGATCATGCTCGATCCGCTGCCGCGCGTGGTCCTCGTGCCGGGGCTCGGCGGCTGGGGCGTGGGCGCCAATGGCAAGGCCGCGCGCATCGCGGGCGATCTCCTCGAACAGACGAGCCGCGTGGTGAATGCGGCCGAAACCTACCGCCGCTTCACGCCGATCTCCGAGGGCGACCTCTTCGACATGGAATACTGGTCGCTCGAGCAGGCGAAGCTGCGCAAGGCCTGA
- a CDS encoding antifreeze protein, type I: MEGVRLDLCLLADIRAGDVAAPCHAAAAEAVAAAGYRVGVLPVAPGSIAADPFRLDEGFSRLFASGRACRLAPGDAVDCTLVLAFDARLFAAGPLPGLRIGAARRLVTVERAAALASLPYADLERLAEAARLALGGPPVWAPTTAVAREALTFAVPDWPLTPEDWLPVAPPLAEAGPRATHRGRPAIGAARIARVRPGAALPRGAVPLPLWRLRLSPDGERPSWPPAAPVEIWPDDRISLADFLPLVDLLANADEAADDPCPVEALLALRAGTVPYLPDGCRSTFGAAALYGAPGDVARRALDLQAEEGLARNLRAAGAEALAGRFSPEAFLARLAPLLGPPRPAPFAPAVLARPPARVLFLSTNGVGMGHLTRQLAVARRLPGRLEPVFLSHSQAVDVARSFGFPAEHLPYHAASGEARAHWNAGLAETLGAAIAFWQPAGLVFDGNVPFAGLMAALEEAPDLARIWIRRGLWGAGRDPEALERGAAFDLILEPGEPAAALDEGPTAVRRGETRGVAPVRLLDGAEIPGRAEACAALGLDRAAVNVLIAPGSGNNFATGGLAARAVAALAGRRGIGIAVARWMISHEAPELPAGVVALTGFPFARHLAAFDFALAAAGYNSFVEHLERALPTLWTPNEHAEQDRQIVRARWAERQGLGLTLRLGEEMRLGTALDRILDPAERAALRAAGASTAEALAARNGAVEAAEAIAALCGTAIARGR; the protein is encoded by the coding sequence GTGGAGGGCGTCCGCCTCGATCTCTGCCTTCTGGCCGACATCCGGGCAGGAGATGTCGCGGCGCCCTGCCATGCGGCGGCGGCGGAAGCGGTCGCGGCTGCGGGCTACCGGGTGGGGGTTCTGCCGGTGGCGCCCGGCTCCATCGCGGCCGATCCCTTCCGACTGGACGAGGGCTTCTCCCGGCTCTTCGCCAGCGGCCGGGCCTGCCGGCTGGCACCCGGCGATGCGGTCGACTGCACGCTGGTGTTGGCCTTCGACGCCCGCCTGTTCGCGGCGGGCCCCCTGCCCGGCCTGCGGATCGGCGCGGCGCGGCGGCTCGTGACCGTCGAGCGCGCGGCCGCGCTGGCATCCCTGCCCTATGCCGATCTCGAGCGGCTGGCCGAGGCCGCGCGCCTCGCGCTCGGCGGCCCGCCGGTCTGGGCGCCCACTACCGCCGTCGCCCGCGAGGCCCTGACCTTCGCCGTGCCCGACTGGCCGCTTACGCCCGAGGACTGGCTGCCCGTGGCGCCGCCGCTGGCAGAGGCAGGGCCGCGGGCCACGCATCGCGGACGACCGGCCATCGGCGCGGCGCGGATCGCGCGGGTCCGGCCCGGGGCGGCGCTGCCGCGGGGCGCTGTCCCCCTGCCCCTCTGGCGCCTTCGCCTGTCGCCGGACGGCGAGCGCCCGTCCTGGCCGCCCGCCGCGCCGGTCGAGATCTGGCCCGACGACCGGATTTCGCTGGCGGACTTCCTGCCGCTCGTCGATCTGCTCGCCAATGCCGACGAGGCCGCCGACGATCCCTGCCCGGTGGAGGCGCTGCTCGCGCTGCGCGCCGGGACCGTGCCCTATCTGCCCGACGGCTGCCGGAGTACCTTCGGTGCGGCCGCCCTCTACGGCGCACCCGGGGACGTGGCGCGACGCGCGCTCGACCTGCAGGCAGAGGAGGGGCTGGCGCGTAACCTGCGCGCGGCCGGGGCGGAGGCGCTGGCGGGGCGGTTCTCGCCCGAGGCCTTCCTTGCCCGGCTCGCGCCCCTTCTTGGCCCGCCGCGGCCCGCGCCCTTCGCGCCCGCCGTACTGGCGCGCCCGCCGGCGCGGGTGCTGTTCCTGTCGACGAACGGCGTCGGCATGGGGCATCTCACCCGGCAGCTCGCGGTGGCGCGGCGCCTGCCGGGCCGGCTCGAGCCCGTGTTTCTCAGCCATTCGCAGGCCGTCGACGTGGCCCGCAGCTTCGGCTTTCCGGCCGAGCATCTGCCCTATCACGCGGCCTCGGGCGAGGCGCGAGCGCACTGGAACGCGGGCCTTGCGGAGACGCTCGGCGCGGCCATCGCCTTCTGGCAACCGGCCGGGCTGGTCTTCGACGGCAACGTGCCCTTCGCCGGGCTGATGGCCGCGCTGGAGGAGGCGCCCGACCTCGCGCGGATCTGGATCCGCCGCGGCCTCTGGGGCGCGGGGCGCGATCCCGAGGCGCTGGAGCGCGGCGCGGCCTTCGACCTCATCCTCGAACCGGGCGAGCCGGCCGCGGCGCTCGACGAGGGACCGACCGCTGTGCGCAGGGGCGAGACGCGCGGGGTGGCGCCCGTCCGGCTGCTCGATGGCGCCGAGATCCCGGGCCGCGCCGAGGCCTGCGCGGCGCTCGGGCTCGACCGCGCGGCGGTGAACGTGCTGATCGCGCCGGGCTCGGGCAACAATTTCGCGACCGGCGGGCTTGCCGCGCGGGCTGTCGCGGCCCTCGCCGGGCGGCGCGGGATCGGCATCGCGGTGGCCCGCTGGATGATCTCGCACGAGGCCCCGGAGCTGCCGGCCGGAGTGGTGGCGCTGACCGGCTTTCCCTTCGCCCGCCATCTGGCCGCCTTCGATTTCGCTCTGGCGGCGGCGGGCTACAACAGCTTCGTCGAACATCTGGAGCGCGCGCTTCCGACCCTCTGGACGCCGAACGAACATGCCGAGCAGGATCGGCAGATCGTCAGGGCCCGCTGGGCCGAGCGGCAGGGACTGGGCCTCACGCTGCGTCTGGGCGAGGAGATGCGGCTTGGCACGGCGCTCGACCGGATCCTCGATCCGGCCGAACGTGCGGCGTTGCGCGCCGCGGGCGCGTCCACGGCCGAGGCGCTCGCGGCCCGCAACGGGGCGGTCGAGGCCGCGGAGGCGATCGCCGCCCTCTGCGGCACTGCCATCGCGCGCGGGCGCTAG
- a CDS encoding caspase family protein, which produces MPGAEQRWPARAALLLVLIAAAGLARGQETPSGPPPRVAMVVGNSAYQNVPALPNPAGDAELVAEKLWESGFEVIETVDADRETMLADLATFRSRLREGSEALFFYAGHGVQIGGRNYLLPVSVAPSSVEDLKAQAIDAQLFLDVMAQSGARLTLVLLDACRNNPFLDIPSDGAEAIATRALSIGASRAAVERGLRDLAAASRGGLAEMSAGRGEALISFATAPGQVAFDGRGRHSPYTSALAGSIDEPGLELVDLFRRVRGAVREATGGQQIAWTASTLESRFYFKPPADDLRSATTGMSTGSDTLGALPPRRVVDRTFWRAIRDTDRLDAFTAYVRTMPDGAFVAEAKEKIRSLGGDPEAIPVSDLSLPERPRGFVLADPAAQADLAATLDRAPASVPIGTGAARIGAAAGRAGWVHVAAAPRLGAVSAGGTRLEAGSVRWMEADQPLDYLPGIGSNGGLDSLRAEALREGGTTEPLEAAVETYVDACDMLAGNPYDSQRVTAGTRQFILDRNHDAAIAVCEIAVARHPEVVRFWAELARSYRAAGRYEEALHWQQKAVDAGYASAMVYLGQMFLDGQAVPQDFDRARELFEAADARGETAALTALAWIHRAGVGVPEDPARALDFYRQGAARGNDWAMTNIGEFYQKGLSVARDPAEAVRWYTAAAKSGELTAQTRLARMYQTGDGIAVDEAQARFWFETAAGRGVPNALTRLGLMYEQGQGVDRDLEAAARLYGRAAAEGDAEAWLRLGRLEASDAPLFDRPERALPLLEKALAAQVPGAARELGRLYETGRGVTKDLARARALYVQEAGANPWAARDAGRAFASDEGAPADPAQAARWYRAAAEGGVPWAALDLGRLYETGRGVPQDRTEALVLYAAAARPGGDARAADAARRAAAGYSAEETIRAAQLLLGRLGAEVGAPDGRIGPATRDALARVFAAQGRAAPGTRIDFDLLAELSAMDEERLP; this is translated from the coding sequence ATGCCCGGGGCAGAGCAGCGATGGCCGGCGCGGGCGGCTCTCCTGCTCGTGCTGATCGCTGCGGCCGGGCTGGCGCGGGGGCAGGAGACACCCTCCGGCCCGCCGCCGCGGGTAGCGATGGTGGTCGGCAATTCCGCCTATCAGAACGTGCCGGCCCTGCCCAATCCCGCGGGCGACGCGGAACTCGTGGCGGAGAAGCTGTGGGAATCGGGCTTCGAGGTCATCGAGACGGTGGACGCCGACCGCGAGACCATGCTCGCCGATCTCGCGACCTTCCGCAGCCGCCTGCGCGAGGGCAGCGAGGCGCTCTTCTTCTACGCGGGCCACGGGGTGCAGATCGGCGGGCGGAACTACCTGCTGCCGGTCTCGGTCGCCCCTTCCTCGGTCGAGGACCTGAAGGCGCAGGCCATCGATGCGCAGCTCTTTCTCGATGTGATGGCGCAGTCGGGCGCGCGGCTGACGCTCGTGCTGCTCGACGCCTGCCGCAACAATCCGTTCCTCGACATTCCCTCCGACGGCGCCGAGGCCATCGCCACCCGCGCCCTCTCGATCGGCGCCTCGCGTGCGGCGGTGGAGCGGGGGCTCCGCGATCTGGCGGCGGCCAGCCGGGGCGGTCTGGCCGAGATGTCGGCCGGTCGCGGCGAGGCGCTCATCAGCTTTGCCACCGCGCCCGGACAGGTCGCCTTCGACGGGCGCGGACGGCACAGCCCCTATACCAGCGCGCTCGCCGGCAGCATCGACGAGCCGGGGCTCGAACTCGTCGACCTCTTCCGCCGGGTGCGGGGCGCGGTGCGCGAGGCGACCGGCGGGCAGCAGATCGCCTGGACGGCGAGCACGCTCGAGAGCCGCTTCTATTTCAAGCCGCCAGCCGACGATCTGCGCTCTGCCACCACCGGCATGAGCACCGGGTCGGACACGCTCGGCGCGCTGCCGCCACGGCGGGTGGTGGACCGCACCTTCTGGCGCGCAATCCGCGACACGGACCGGCTCGACGCCTTCACCGCCTATGTCCGCACCATGCCGGACGGCGCCTTCGTCGCCGAGGCGAAGGAGAAGATCCGCAGCCTCGGCGGCGATCCCGAGGCGATCCCGGTCTCGGACCTGTCGCTGCCGGAGCGGCCGCGCGGCTTCGTGTTGGCCGATCCTGCGGCGCAGGCCGATCTCGCGGCGACGCTCGACCGGGCGCCCGCATCGGTGCCCATCGGAACGGGGGCGGCCCGCATCGGCGCCGCAGCCGGCAGGGCGGGCTGGGTTCATGTGGCCGCAGCCCCGCGTCTCGGCGCGGTCTCGGCCGGCGGCACCCGCCTCGAGGCGGGCTCGGTGCGCTGGATGGAGGCGGACCAGCCGCTCGACTACCTCCCCGGCATCGGCTCGAACGGCGGGCTCGACAGTCTCCGGGCCGAAGCCCTGCGCGAGGGCGGCACGACCGAACCCCTTGAGGCTGCGGTCGAAACCTATGTCGACGCCTGCGACATGCTCGCGGGCAACCCCTACGACAGCCAGCGCGTCACTGCCGGCACGCGCCAGTTCATCCTCGACCGCAACCACGACGCCGCCATCGCGGTCTGCGAGATCGCCGTCGCGCGCCATCCGGAGGTGGTCCGGTTCTGGGCCGAACTCGCGCGCAGCTACCGCGCCGCGGGCCGCTACGAGGAGGCGCTCCACTGGCAGCAGAAGGCGGTCGACGCGGGCTATGCCTCGGCGATGGTCTATCTCGGGCAGATGTTCCTCGACGGCCAGGCCGTGCCGCAGGACTTCGACCGTGCGCGGGAGCTGTTCGAGGCGGCCGATGCCCGCGGCGAGACGGCGGCGCTGACGGCGCTGGCCTGGATCCACCGGGCGGGGGTGGGTGTGCCGGAGGATCCGGCCCGGGCGCTCGACTTCTACCGGCAGGGGGCGGCGCGCGGCAACGACTGGGCGATGACCAACATCGGCGAGTTCTACCAGAAGGGCCTGAGCGTCGCCCGGGATCCGGCCGAAGCGGTGCGCTGGTATACGGCCGCGGCCAAGAGCGGCGAGCTGACCGCCCAGACGCGGCTCGCGCGGATGTATCAGACCGGCGACGGCATTGCGGTGGATGAGGCGCAGGCCCGCTTCTGGTTCGAGACCGCCGCGGGCCGGGGCGTGCCGAATGCGCTGACCCGTCTCGGCCTCATGTATGAGCAGGGTCAGGGGGTGGACCGGGATCTCGAGGCAGCGGCGCGTCTTTACGGCCGGGCGGCTGCCGAGGGCGACGCCGAGGCCTGGCTGCGGCTGGGCCGGCTCGAAGCCTCGGACGCGCCGCTGTTCGACCGGCCCGAGCGCGCCCTGCCGCTGCTGGAGAAGGCGCTCGCGGCGCAGGTGCCGGGCGCCGCGCGCGAGCTCGGGCGTCTCTACGAGACGGGGCGCGGCGTGACGAAGGATCTGGCCCGCGCCCGCGCGCTCTATGTGCAGGAGGCGGGCGCGAACCCCTGGGCCGCGCGCGACGCCGGGCGCGCCTTCGCCTCGGATGAGGGCGCGCCCGCCGATCCGGCGCAGGCGGCCCGCTGGTATCGGGCCGCGGCCGAGGGCGGGGTTCCGTGGGCGGCTCTCGATCTCGGGCGGCTCTACGAGACCGGCCGCGGTGTGCCGCAGGACCGGACCGAGGCGCTGGTCCTCTATGCCGCGGCCGCGCGTCCCGGAGGCGATGCCAGGGCGGCCGACGCCGCCCGCCGCGCCGCCGCCGGCTATTCGGCCGAGGAGACGATCCGGGCAGCGCAGCTGCTGCTTGGTCGCCTCGGCGCCGAGGTGGGCGCGCCCGACGGCCGGATCGGCCCCGCGACGCGGGACGCGCTCGCCCGCGTCTTTGCCGCGCAGGGGCGGGCCGCGCCCGGCACCCGCATCGACTTCGACCTGCTGGCCGAGCTTTCGGCGATGGATGAGGAGAGACTGCCATGA